In Timaviella obliquedivisa GSE-PSE-MK23-08B, the sequence GCGGTTTACTCACCCAGATTAGGTCAGTGAAGATGCTGTAAAGCCTTAAGGGTAGCTGATGTTACAATCACGTAGCCTTAGGATAATGATAGTTAGGAACATTCATCTGGTTAAATTAGTCAATGGATGCAGCAATTTTTTGCCCAACGGCACTAGAGTGGCGCTGCAACTTTAGAATTCATCTCAGGGTAACCTCGATCGCCCGAACATTTTCTGGTAAGACGCAGTCATGACTCAAAGACCTGATTCAAAACGGATATCTCACCGCTTCTTTAGCCAACGGACACTGCTGGCAAGCGGACTCAGTTGTCTCAGCGGCATGAGTTTTATGGGTTCGGCTGGGATGGTTGTAGCTCAGACTTCACCCCCCTCAGAAATACCCGTTGTCCCAAGCGCTCACGATCTCCTAGAGGCTGCTCCTCCAACCCCAATTCCTGCTGTTGCCCCGATTTCTTCTATTGCCGTGGAGCCGCAACCCTCCCCACCTGAAGAAATCGCACCGGAGGCGATCGCGGCTCCATCCCCTGCTGCTCAGCCAGTAGAGCCTGGTAATTCTGAGCCAGTCAGTGCCGAGGCACCCCTAGTTTCTCCAGATCTAGCTGAAAAAGCAAAGGCTTTGGGCAACAACTACATTGACTCTACGCCTTATGATGTGGGCGCAACTACTTACGAGGCACCAAGTGCGATCGTCCTTTCTGAGCGGTCTTCGGGGTGTCAAGCCGTGGTGAACAAGGGAGACGTTGCTCCTGGAAGCATTTGTGCCAAACTTCAAAATAACTCCATAGCCCAATCATCCGAGGGTGCTCCAGCCTATTCTGGTGGCTACACCTCAGTCAGCGTGGGTTCCGTTAGCCTCAGTTCTTACGGCGTTGGACTTTCAGGACGCACGACTCCCTCTGGCAGAGATTACTATAACCTCACCTCTCGTCCTCCGGCAAAGCTGGGTAATGGCAACATTGGGATGCTGTTTCCTCTTTCAATCCCAGCAGTCATTACCTCAGCTTTCGGTTGGCGCATCCACCCTATTTTTGGTGAAAGCCGCTTCCACTCTGGCAGTGATATAGGGGCAGAGCAAGGTACTCCAGTGCTTGCTGCTTTTGCAGGGAAGGTTGAGCTTGCTGACTTTATGGGCGGGTACGGATTGGCTGTAGTGCTAAGACATAACAAAGATACTGAAGAAACCCTTTATGCTCACCTATCTGAGCTATTTGTGAAGCCTGGAGAGGTTGTGAAACAGGGTGAAGTAATTGGTCGAGTAGGAAGCACTGGAAATTCAACAGGGCCTCATCTCCACTTTGAGTTTCGTCAACAAAGCTCAGATGGCTCCTGGGTTACGATGGATCCAGGGCAAGCGCTGGAGTTTTCTCTAGCGAAGTTTGTGACTAACCTCCAACTTGCTCAAACTAAGAAACCGTTGGTAGCTCAGGTTGTTGATCCTCTCCAGCGGCTTAAGGTTGTTCTTCAAGAAGCAAAACAGGCACAGTTTGTTAAAAAGAATACTCAGATAGAGGGAACTGCTCGGACGATCGTAAACCCTAACCTGAAGAGATAGATTGTTCTCTCGGAGTTCTTGAAGGCGACTATTAAAGAAGGTGCGTTTGATTTTAAGATCAAACGCACCTTCTTTCGTACTACTTCTTTTGTGCTAAGTGTGGATTGAAAGTGCTAAGTGTTTATTGAATCGCAGTTTTAAGTAGCACCGATGATTTCATTAGGATGATTTTATTCTAAAAATTTGGTGATTTATTCTAGAAATCTGGTGATAGAAGCGCATCACAGTAGACAACCAAGAGATGAAGACGATCGCCCATCATGACCCATCGTTGCTCACGGGTTGCAGGTTGACGAGCCGATTTTAAGAACATCAAGTCTATACTGAGCAATCGTAACTGCTTATCAATTTCAGTTTGATAAGATTGAGTTTTCACCCCTAGCTCCTCATCGACCTCACTGCTTCTCTGCTGTACCTTCAAAAATATTTCCTGGAACTTGGCTACATCTTGCCGACGAACCGCGATCGCTTGCAGTTGGGCAACCTGTTGTCGGATGTCTTCGTAGTACTGGCGGTGTTTTTCCATTAACCTGTCTTTGCTGTTCTTTGCCCTTCGCAGTTCACTTTCTAAAGTTAGACCTCCTTTCATCAGATTGTTTGACCCGCACAGGGCTTGCTAGAGCCATAAATTATCGATAGAGGAAGAGATTGTAACTAGGAACACCTAAAATTTGATAGTATTTTTAACAATCTAGGCGATCGCAGTTCATGACCCAACTGCTTGAGGCACCCTAAATCATTAAATAATTTTTTATTTATCTTTTGAGGTTATGTCCGAGCTTTAACGTTGTTATCTCTGGAAGGTTTACCGAGGTCGTACTTCCAGATTATTTTCAAATTGCCTACGGGCTAGATCAAGTATTATTGCAAACACTACTCCTTCGGATATTCCTATGGTCTCTGTGCTCAAAAGCATGAATTCATCTGCTTCACCGACGCTCCCGACCGATATCACATTGCCTGATTGGCTGAAGGAGTGTTTAATCAATCAGCGATCGCCCCTAAGCTGCGCAGGTTCAGATGGCTTACCTTCAGATGTTTCGCTAGTCTGCCAAGCGTTTGACTTTGCTTACTGTCTACACGAAGGTCAATTCCGCGCTTCTGGAGAACCTTACATTGCCCATCCTGTTGCCGTTGCTGGATTACTCCGGGAATTAGGCGGCAGCGCTGACATGATGGCAGCAGGATTTTTGCATGATGTGATTGAAGATACAGACGTAACTGCTGAAGAAATCGAACGCCGTTTTGGGGCAGGCGTTCGGCAGTTAGTAGAAGGCGTGACCAAGCTCTCTAAACTCAACTTTTCCTCTAAAAAAGATCAACAAGCAGAAAATTTTCGTCGCATGTTTTTGGCAATGGCAAAAGACATTCGGGTGATTGTGGTCAAGCTTGCCGATCGCCTTCATAACATGCGAACATTGGAGCATTTGAACGATGAAAAGCGCTGTCGCATTGCCCTAGAAACCCGTGAGATCTTCGCTCCCCTGGCAAATCGCTTGGGGATTGGTCGTTTAAAGTGGGAACTAGAAGACCTGGCGTTCAAATACCTGGAGCCAGAGTCTTATCGAGAAATGCAAGGATTGGTGACGGGCAAACGTACTGAGCGCGAAGAACGCCTGGCTCAGGTTGGAGAAATGCTGCGCGATCGCCTCACCCAACTCGGCATCAAATGCCACGATATCAACGGTCGCCCTAAGCACCTCTATGGCATTTACCAAAAAATGCAGAAGCAGCAGAAAAGCTTCAAAGATATTTATGATGTCGCGGCTATCCGCATCATTGTTGAAACCAACGATGAATGCTACCGTGCCCTAGCCGTTGTTCACGATGCCTTCCGCCCCATCCCAGGTCGCTTTAAAGACTACATTGGTTTGCCCAAGCCCAACCGTTATCAGTCCCTTCATACCGTCGTGATTGGCACTTCTGGTCGTCCTATCGAAGTGCAAATTCGCACCTTAGAAATGCATCAAGTGGCAGAATACGGCATTGCTGCCCACTGGAAATATAAGGAAACAGGCGGCTCTGTTGCCAAAGTCACGACTGAAGACGAGAAATTCACTTGGCTTCGTCAGCTTGTGGAGTGGCAAAGCGATATGAAAGATGCTCAGGAATATATGCAGGGCATCAAAGATAACTTATTCGATGCTGAGGTTTACGTCTTTACGCCCAGCGGTGATGTTTTTGCCCTTAGTCAAGGCGCAACCCCTGTGGACTTTGCCTATCGCATCCACACTGAGGTAGGCAATCACTGTGCAGGCGCAAAGGTCAATGAGCGGATGGTGACCCTGGGCACGCCGTTAAAAACAGGGGATATTGTCGAAATTATTACCCAAAAAAATTCTCGTCCTAGCCTTGATTGGCTCAATTTTGCCGTTACAACCAGCGCTCGTAACCGGATTCGGCAGTGGTATAAGCGATCGCACCGCGATGAAAATATTCTACGGGGGCGAGAAATGCTGGAAAAAGAGTTGGGGAAAAGCGGTTTTGAAGCCCTCCTCAAGTCCGAACCAATGCAGGCTGTTGCCGAACGCTGTAACTATTCATCCGCTGAAGATCTTTTAGCCGCAGTTGGCTATGGCGAAGTTACGCTTAACCTGGTTTTGAACCGCATCCGGGAAGCAATCAAAATTCGTCAACCGATCGCCCCCGCTCCTAGCAACAGCGCCTTAGCCAGTACGCTTCTCCCCACCGCTTCTGCGCCTGCGTCTTTGCCCAGTAGCCGCTCTAAAGATTCTCCTATTATTGGCGTTGAAGGCTTGCTGTATGGACTGGCTGGCTGTTGCAATCCGGTTCCGGGCGAACCCATTATTGGAGTCGTAACTCTGAGTAGCCGAGGCATTTCTATTCATCGGCAGGGCTGCCATAACACCGACGCGATTCCGGGCGATCGGCTGATCCCGGTTCGTTGGAATGATAAAAACCTTCAGAACCATCGTCCACCCACCTACCCTGTAGAATTGCAAATCGAAGTCATCGATCGAGTTGGCGTTCTCAAAGACGTGCTCTCTCGCCTGAGCGACTACAACATTAACGTCCGCAGCGCCCAGGTTAAAACCTTCCCAGGTCAAACCGCTACCATTAGCCTCGGCATTGATGTGGTTGACCACGAGCAGCTTGAGCGCACCTTCACCCAAATTCGTAAAATGAGCGATATTTTGAAGCTTAAACGGTTGAACCAAGTTGAAGAAGTCTAGAAGACGGCTAAGCGTTGCCTTTACCCATGCGTTTCTGCCGAGGATTTCTTGAGCGAGATTTTTTAGTAGGCAAATGAGTTTGAGTCTCTTTCATCATGCTAAACCCGTTCCAGCCCACTATTAAGTAGCCCACCGCTAGCACAAAACTAATGGATGTAATCCGCAGTCGAGCACGACGCATTTCTCCTTGAAGACTCAATTTTGCTTGACCTTGCCGCTCTTCAATTTGCTTGATGCCAGTCGCCCGTGCTTTTGCGACTTCTGCCTCCAACAGCTTCGGATCATTTTTAACGCGATCGAGCGTTTCTTTCAAGTCCTGAAGCTGGGCTTTATCGGCTGCGACAACCTGGTCATTCTGTAGTTCTGCATCCAGCCTTGCCGCTTCCTCACTGTTCGACAGCAAGGCATTGACCTGACCTTGCCGCATCGTCAACTGTCGCTCTAACTGTTGGGCCGCCGTCTCCACCTCCTTGTTAATCTCCTGGGTAGAAGCCGCACTGACTAAGCGATTGCTGTTAAAGTACAGCGGCGTGAACAGCAGAAACATGACTCCCAACCCAGATGCCATCAGCACCGCTGAAGTTAGAAGCTTCCGAGCAGACCCCTGATTAATGGAGTCATCCATCCACATGCCCCAGAACAATAGCGCCAAACCCAGCAGGGGAACCACTCCACGCCCTACAAATTGATCAATCAGGTTGGCAAGCCATGCGTTGTTTAGAAAGTTAGGCGGAAAAGCAAGGGTCAGGTAGTCAATGATGATGCCTAAAATGAGCACTGCGCCTGCAAATTTGAGGAGATGGGAGACATTGGAAGAGGAATGGCTTTCTGCTGGCATGGGGAAGGGGAATAACAGAACTCATTCAGGATTCCCCGAAAATTTCTACACGCATCACCTGCGCTTGGTTTACTGAATAGATT encodes:
- a CDS encoding peptidoglycan DD-metalloendopeptidase family protein, with product MVVAQTSPPSEIPVVPSAHDLLEAAPPTPIPAVAPISSIAVEPQPSPPEEIAPEAIAAPSPAAQPVEPGNSEPVSAEAPLVSPDLAEKAKALGNNYIDSTPYDVGATTYEAPSAIVLSERSSGCQAVVNKGDVAPGSICAKLQNNSIAQSSEGAPAYSGGYTSVSVGSVSLSSYGVGLSGRTTPSGRDYYNLTSRPPAKLGNGNIGMLFPLSIPAVITSAFGWRIHPIFGESRFHSGSDIGAEQGTPVLAAFAGKVELADFMGGYGLAVVLRHNKDTEETLYAHLSELFVKPGEVVKQGEVIGRVGSTGNSTGPHLHFEFRQQSSDGSWVTMDPGQALEFSLAKFVTNLQLAQTKKPLVAQVVDPLQRLKVVLQEAKQAQFVKKNTQIEGTARTIVNPNLKR
- the patD gene encoding heterocyst frequency control protein PatD, with the protein product MEKHRQYYEDIRQQVAQLQAIAVRRQDVAKFQEIFLKVQQRSSEVDEELGVKTQSYQTEIDKQLRLLSIDLMFLKSARQPATREQRWVMMGDRLHLLVVYCDALLSPDF
- a CDS encoding bifunctional (p)ppGpp synthetase/guanosine-3',5'-bis(diphosphate) 3'-pyrophosphohydrolase gives rise to the protein MNSSASPTLPTDITLPDWLKECLINQRSPLSCAGSDGLPSDVSLVCQAFDFAYCLHEGQFRASGEPYIAHPVAVAGLLRELGGSADMMAAGFLHDVIEDTDVTAEEIERRFGAGVRQLVEGVTKLSKLNFSSKKDQQAENFRRMFLAMAKDIRVIVVKLADRLHNMRTLEHLNDEKRCRIALETREIFAPLANRLGIGRLKWELEDLAFKYLEPESYREMQGLVTGKRTEREERLAQVGEMLRDRLTQLGIKCHDINGRPKHLYGIYQKMQKQQKSFKDIYDVAAIRIIVETNDECYRALAVVHDAFRPIPGRFKDYIGLPKPNRYQSLHTVVIGTSGRPIEVQIRTLEMHQVAEYGIAAHWKYKETGGSVAKVTTEDEKFTWLRQLVEWQSDMKDAQEYMQGIKDNLFDAEVYVFTPSGDVFALSQGATPVDFAYRIHTEVGNHCAGAKVNERMVTLGTPLKTGDIVEIITQKNSRPSLDWLNFAVTTSARNRIRQWYKRSHRDENILRGREMLEKELGKSGFEALLKSEPMQAVAERCNYSSAEDLLAAVGYGEVTLNLVLNRIREAIKIRQPIAPAPSNSALASTLLPTASAPASLPSSRSKDSPIIGVEGLLYGLAGCCNPVPGEPIIGVVTLSSRGISIHRQGCHNTDAIPGDRLIPVRWNDKNLQNHRPPTYPVELQIEVIDRVGVLKDVLSRLSDYNINVRSAQVKTFPGQTATISLGIDVVDHEQLERTFTQIRKMSDILKLKRLNQVEEV
- a CDS encoding HpsJ family protein: MPAESHSSSNVSHLLKFAGAVLILGIIIDYLTLAFPPNFLNNAWLANLIDQFVGRGVVPLLGLALLFWGMWMDDSINQGSARKLLTSAVLMASGLGVMFLLFTPLYFNSNRLVSAASTQEINKEVETAAQQLERQLTMRQGQVNALLSNSEEAARLDAELQNDQVVAADKAQLQDLKETLDRVKNDPKLLEAEVAKARATGIKQIEERQGQAKLSLQGEMRRARLRITSISFVLAVGYLIVGWNGFSMMKETQTHLPTKKSRSRNPRQKRMGKGNA